The following DNA comes from Dehalococcoidia bacterium.
TTCCAGTTGATGCCCGGCTTCTACCTCGCCGCGGTGTTCAAAGAGGGCTGCGCCCGCCTGCTGGGGCTGCCCTCGCTCGACGCCTACGAGATGATGCAGGGCGGGCACAACATGTCCGTCGAGTCGAGCAGCACGCTCTGGCGGCTCGTGCATGCGGCCGCCCCCGCCGTGCAGGAGACCCTCCGCTCGCTGCCCGTGGCCGAGGCGCACACCCGCCTGCAGCAGTCGGACGCCGGCCGCGCCTTCCTCGCCGACCTGGAGCGCTACACGCGCGTCTACGGCTGGCGCACGGGCAGCCTTGACGTCACCGAGCCCTCGTGGGTTGAAGAGCCGCTGCGGGCGCTGGAGAACGCGCGCATGCTGCTGCGCAGCAACACCGACCCGGAAGAGGAGCAGCGGCGCGGCGCGGAACGGGCGGAGGCCAGGGCCGCCGAGTGCCGCGCGAAACTCGCCGGCGAGCCGGAGAAGCTGGCCGAGTTCAACTTCCTCTACGACGTGGTCAAGCAGTACCCGAAGATGCAGGAGAACCACAACTTCTACATCGATCAAAAGTACCGGGCGCTGCTGCGCCAGCCGTTCTTGGAGGTGGGGCGGCGCATGACGGCGGCGGGCGTGCTCGCCCAGCCGCGCGACATCGTCTATCTGCAGCTCGACGAGATCGGCGCCTTCCTCGGCGGCGACCGCGGCCCGCGCACGGCGGCCGTGGCTGAACGGCGGGCCGAGATGGAGCGCTGGCAGGCGTATGTGCCGCCGCCCTTCCTCGGCACGCAGCCGCCGCCGGCGCCGCTCGATCCGTTCTGGTCCGACTTCTTCGGCGTGCCGGGCGAACCTTCGCGCGACCCGAAGGTTGTGAAGGGCACGGGCGCCTCGCGCGGCACGGTCACCGGCACGGCGCGCGTGGTGCGCACCCTGGCCGAGACCGATCGCATCCAGGACGGCGACATCCTCATCTGCGACATGACCACGCCCGCCTGGACACCGCTTTTCGCCGGCCTGGGCGGCATCGTCGCCGATTCGGGCGGGCAGCTCTCGCACTGCGCCGTGCTGGCGCGCGAGTACGGGCTGCCCTGCGTCACGGCAACCGTGGTCGGGACGCGCGTGATCCCGGACGGCGCCCGGATCACGGTCGACGGCACGCAGGGCGTCGTGCGCATCCTCAGCTAGGGCGGCGCCGGACGGCGAGCCGGCGCCGCTGACGAGTGCAGAGGCCATGGCGCCCGTTCGCCGCATCAGGCGCGGGCGCCCGCGGCCAGTTGCGCCGCTTCCACCGCGGCGCTCTCCACCGGCGGCCAGTAGGCGAAGCCGCAGCCGGTGAAGGTGCAGTGCGCCGGCACGTACTCGACCACTTTCGCCGGCCGCGCCATCGCCGCCGCCACGCTGATCCAGGCGCGCACCTCGCCCGTGCCCGAACGCAGGTTGTCCGAGTCGAAGGTGAACAGGTGCTTGAGCGCGTCCAGGTCGTTGCGCTCCAGCCGCTCGAGG
Coding sequences within:
- a CDS encoding PEP-utilizing enzyme translates to MTTMPQPTPIPAPADFPVGWQSPDDEQQLWQWSNTHFPGPISPLGMELAETCLLPGMEQGLIGMGTPIRGIRARRINTFGYMAMIPAPELAPMAEERMQAAIKEHGYTIYQRWLDEWQPEVEAANQRLLEFDYAKATDAELAALIEWAVGIDKRMWVIHFQLMPGFYLAAVFKEGCARLLGLPSLDAYEMMQGGHNMSVESSSTLWRLVHAAAPAVQETLRSLPVAEAHTRLQQSDAGRAFLADLERYTRVYGWRTGSLDVTEPSWVEEPLRALENARMLLRSNTDPEEEQRRGAERAEARAAECRAKLAGEPEKLAEFNFLYDVVKQYPKMQENHNFYIDQKYRALLRQPFLEVGRRMTAAGVLAQPRDIVYLQLDEIGAFLGGDRGPRTAAVAERRAEMERWQAYVPPPFLGTQPPPAPLDPFWSDFFGVPGEPSRDPKVVKGTGASRGTVTGTARVVRTLAETDRIQDGDILICDMTTPAWTPLFAGLGGIVADSGGQLSHCAVLAREYGLPCVTATVVGTRVIPDGARITVDGTQGVVRILS